The window CCACCGTGATTGAGGATATCCAGAGCACCTTCAAACTCAAATCCATGCGCCTGCTGGGAGCGCCGGTGATCGAAGTGGCGTTGCCGGGAGAAGCGGTGGTCACCCACGGGGTCAATGACGGAGGGCCGACGGATACGATTCAGAATTACCGGCTCCGGGTACAGCCCACGAGCCGGGAGGGGGACCGCGCCCGGCTCCAGGTGGGTCTGAGCGTCAACGGCCAGCCCGAGACCGCGATGGACATCTTCGCCAAGCTCGGTACCGGTGTGGCGTTGGCCAACCGCCTGGATGGACATATGCTGATTCTGCTGGCCACGGTGCATGAGGAGGGGAAGGAAATCATCCGGCCCCAGCCGCTGAAAAAGGTACTGCCTGAATATCCTGAAGAACTGAAGGAGCAGAAAATCACCGGAACAGTCGTCCTTCGGGTGACCATCGATGCGGCGGGGAAGGTGACGGACATCCAGCCGGAAAAATCCGAACATGAGAGCCTGACCCAGGCGGCGGTCGCGGCCGTCAAGCAATGGACATGGCGGCCCGGCACCGTCAAGGGGCAGCGCAAAAATTTCACGCTCATGATCACCATCTACTTTCGACTCGGCTGACCCGGGAACCGGATAGCCGGGCAATCCCTCGGGCGGGATTGCCCGGCCTCTTGCCAAACCGCCGCGCCGGTGGGATCATGAATACCAACAGGC of the Acidobacteriota bacterium genome contains:
- a CDS encoding energy transducer TonB, producing MKTLMIALLLALAPWVLAGDKLLVEFQIYEGAYEAASPAQVVVALPTGRLTETKGSTVIEDIQSTFKLKSMRLLGAPVIEVALPGEAVVTHGVNDGGPTDTIQNYRLRVQPTSREGDRARLQVGLSVNGQPETAMDIFAKLGTGVALANRLDGHMLILLATVHEEGKEIIRPQPLKKVLPEYPEELKEQKITGTVVLRVTIDAAGKVTDIQPEKSEHESLTQAAVAAVKQWTWRPGTVKGQRKNFTLMITIYFRLG